In the genome of Rhopalosiphum padi isolate XX-2018 chromosome 1, ASM2088224v1, whole genome shotgun sequence, the window aatttttctacatttttacttttttttaaattttttccttgGTAGCAATTTCcagtttttcttaaatataaaattaaatccttgttttttttataatcattataattttgtagagttaattcaattttagattAATCTTATTTGGCCATAGGATTAtgtacattgtttttaattgaattaattattgtcaAAGTTTGAGCttgtatttcttttaaaactGATATAACTACGTGTGTTGGAGGATGGAGGCTATAAAACTGACCATTGTACGTCCTATGAAAGCTCTCTGGACCATTAGTAGttctaaaaaataactataaaaacttagagattttgaatttactaataaaattaacataggaaggaacaagaatttaatttaaaaaattttaaaaccataccTTGGATTTACTGAGGGTTCTTGTGCCCAAATATATGGTGGAAATAATGAATCAGGTGCAATATATGTCGATACTAAATTATAGTCTGTAAATACATGAGCTTTTTCTAGGTTGGGGCATTCGGCTATTAATGCTAAAAATGCATCTTAAATTTCGTCACTGACTAAAAACGGTAAGctgaaaaatcattttaaccATTGTACCTATCTATCTTATCGGCATCGCCCCGGCGTGGTGTAATAGCAAAAAAcccttatattattactatttgattttttttttaaattattatttaaaaatttgttattaacacCAAATCTGACAACATCGCAAAATTAAAGTCGGGTAAAAACGTTCGCAATCGTTCCATTCGCAATCGTATATTACCCATctatttcatagttatttaaacTACCATTAGTATATTGTCttgtacctacttaaaactTCATGTTTTCTTATAAGATGTTTTCAGAAACTATTTAAACTTGCAAATGTTTGTGTACAATTTTTCTCTATGCATTCATATCTACTTAaaggttttaataaatatattgctttATGGTGGGTGACGGGTgtaaaaaaacagaaatattaccaatattttttttacaaatgaaataaatcattgttttttaattattttatttacaattgtctaaaaagtatattgtagagcaaaaattattgttgttgttatatttctataaaaggataaataatacattaataaataaattttttttttacgcattttaagtttaaatgttaCAAAATTAGTCACAATCccgacaatttataaaattctcaATTGTAATAACTAAGGTTTAATAATTGAATGCAATATTCtcctttaatataaatattttaatgatgaataatgatattataatacaaaagtaTTATTAGAAGAGATTTTAAAGTTTcaagaatatattatgaattttacccTACGAAatcacattttcaaaatattattttgatcagttttaagatattataggtttatagtTAATTCATTGAACCATTTGAACCTATTCACATTATTTTACGGCAAGGTGGTATTGACTTaaggtaataacaataataaaatatggtataaattatatttatgatataagaaAACATATACAAATTGTGAAATATACCTATGTTAATAGACCGAATTAGctcataatcatttttttctataccATAAGTGGCACTTGGTAGAAACTCATGTGGGTGCAAACGTTTATGGTGATTTATAAACCTGTGGGGGTGTTTCCCAACATCACCTAATATTTAACTGCTGCTATTACaaaagtcataaaaaaaattttaatgtaaaactgtattctatgtttaaattagtataatattttgactcttgTCTGTGGGTGTAAAATGATACTTTTGCCCTCCTAGAAAAATTGTCGTGCGTGCAACTACACCCTTATGACCCCCCCCCAAGATGCCACCGCAGTcctatacaatgatattaaattcaaatttaatacatatacatcCATTCACTGTGGCCCAATTAACACCTAACGTAAAACAGAGTAgtgctttatttatatataaaaaaaaataagtttccaatgtaacttttttattatacactatttttaTGTATGACCTGATATGAGCTTGTCTCcgaaattaaaatacctatgttATTTTAGTGGTTTACTTCTGCATAGACGATTTTACACagctttattttataaataaatgtggcAAAAATCGTTATCTGGCCCTTTTTGATTGACCCATCTTGTAATGCTCtgaattaagatatatttatatgttaaataatgtaatttattgttatattaataagtagggctcggattttaaagcaaatgcttctttttatatatttaagataaaaatctaatttttatacataattcgtTTCACGTTAATCTGATTCgaaataaacgaatttatttttgctttttttaatataaatgctttttttgcttttttattgctttCTTCAGTTATTCTAgctgtgtaatttttatttgtttgttacgctatagtaattaaaaaaatgttcatataatttataagaaatgtcAAAAcccgtaataaattattatataaaagtgtttatttacttaataagaaATGTGAAAACTCGCAATAATGACCGTGACCGTACCATTAGTGCGAAACGtcattaaatgtaatgattGAAATGTATAGATTATCGATCTACAGATAGCTTATGGGTCGATAGCTTATCGACTATTGCATATAGTTTgtagattttagtttttattcagttttataaaattataacctaattcgtgttaatttttagtcgtgctttttttttgatttttttaaaaataaatatgcttcatttttgcttttttttaaacaattttatgctttttttgttatttattatgctttaaaatccgagccctattAATAAGTAGTGTTATTCATAAGTCGTGAACAAGAACAAAACATATATTGATTGATGGTATcgtgttgattttatttttgacaaactCGTAACAGATATAATTTGAAGAtccaatcaaaaaaaaaacaaaacaaaaaaattattacatttttcagaATCATTTTCCGGGGTGTTTGGTTGCGATGTACCTGCAGTACTTCCAAATTTTATCCAGTTTGCCTGTAGTCGATACGGTGCTTGGTGAAAACCCGGTCGCAGTTTCAGCCACAGCCGCAACACTAGTAGGTTTAGCCGCAGCTCTAGCCGCAGCTCTAGCCGCAGCTCTAGCCGCAGCTCTAGCCTCACGACGTTTCACGCGTGCAAGTTGCGACTTGCGGTTTCCGCGGCGCTTTATTAAACCCGCACCCGCGGGCTTACCATTTTTGCGAATGTTGCGATAGTTTGCACGCGATTTTGGGTAATGACGGTACAGAGTGTATGGACGGTATGGACGGTTCCGTCGGTACGGTGTGGTATGAAGAGGTTTGCTGGTCTTGATTTCAGTGGTTTCCATCCGAGAGCCTTCATTGGAAATAACACAGatacaacgataatattattatgatttttgtattCACTGGTGTAGTTCTACGTGTACCGGGCTTACCATTGTTACGAATGTTGTGATAGTTTGCACGCGATTCTGGGCACGGACGGTACAGAGTGTACGGGCGGTATGGACGGTACATGTACGATCGGTATGAACGGTACGGACGGTACGGACTGTACGGTGTGGTCTGAAGAGGTTCGCTGGTCTTGATTTCAGTGGTTTCCATCCGAGAGCCTTCATTGGAAATAACACggatacgataatattattatgtttttggtaTAATTATGCTAGTGACGCTAGTATGTAGTTTATTACCTATACCGGAAAATATGGCACACCTGTCGTGTTTTTATTAGAATACATgttacttgtatatttttattttattatgttactagaaagtacctatacctacgaCTTGTGTCGTTAAGTTAAATAACGttaaaattgcaataatatCTACCAAGACGATGATACCTTATTTATTCAGGAATGGCGTAAAAACAACATAAGtcgtatgaatatatatatattatgtaattaaatatttaataagtatattattatgaatcaaGGGAGCATGAaactaatttttagtaaatttatagcATTCTATAGTATACCTACCAAGGGTTTCATCGATTCCGCCAGACTTTTTTTATACTAGACCACTATAGGGGATAAGGTATATCGATTCCGCCAGGGAATACAATAATCTTCCCGAataaaaattatcgttttatagattataatttatggttataaaagtattattataacttaacttGCTCGCTAATTGATGATAATCTAACGTGTAGAAGCGTAATTGTCCTATACTAATCTGGTTATAGTCTTGATTTTTCCTCGTATCATTATACTTCACAATAATGAATTTCGGAATTGTAGCTGGTTAACGAAAAATAACTtagttatttatcaaaatgaaaagttttttaaaacaaactttGTGATGATTTATGTGCCTATAAGTggaaatgtattaatacaaattgtaatgcAAAAGTTATGTTAGTTTGATTTTGATATCATTACATTATAAGAAATACCTATTAGGTACTTTACAACTTTTaaccaagtacctatataaaaataatacaatatacctacatgataaaaattgttatcaaatttattttgtatttattttattttttatatatatatagatattgtattgtattagaCTCGGAACGGAGTAAtgcgaatgtattgattttacaattatgtgtgtttttttgtgtctgttatcacgttttggagtaataataataaataataatgctttgatttttgacttcagaaaaggaaaattcatctagttgatATTTTAGGGGgtctaaagtaaaaaatttttagtagttttcaaaagcgtcaggaaaaaccctgaaaaaataacggaaatatgggaatttttacgcataaccactttttgacaaaatcaatttttttattttgctgcaactaaaaaacgaatcattgtaattacttgaaatgttcacaaaatgttaatattaacgttatctatttactattaaattttcaaaatatttagaatttttttaaactatttataaaccattgaaattttcgatttttctaaaaattttttcttgaaatgccgataaaaataatttggcattccaaaaaatctttaaaattgaatacaaggtttattataagttgtaattatcgtagttaaaaaaaaaatcaaaaatcgttagtcacaatttttgtttatactaagcatttaaagttcaaatgtttacgaaatatatcaaaatcgtgaaaatttgcaaggaatttttaagttaaaaattcataaattttatgtgatttatacctaatgtTAAAAACTCAATACAAAGTTATCCATAACTTTTCCTtgaagtaactgtaaaaaaaaatccaatatagaaaaaattttatgagcgtttgaaatttagttttttacggaatcgcgtaaaataatgataatatattacaatttaaataaagttatacctatatattatatgtataatatatatacctattataataatataatatatcctactaattatcattgactgacaaatcatctccgttcagaatcgtttttcgtatacaatgatacctgcagtcattgcattcaaatttaacacatccgttATAGTGGGTATAaacggacagtttgtactatttaTTGTTTGAGTTGCATATCGCGGACACTAGTTGTAGTTTGTACGGTGATAATGAATTGGTAAAATTCGATCGTGGACGTTTTGTACGGTATGTAAATGGTGGTATCTTAATTTtgcatgtttttgcatattttggataaaatgcatattattgcatatattgaataaaatgaatattattgcgaaaaatgcatgttttatagtatattttgtaattaatatttataatttaatattaatatttcgtatttaattcTAGGCCTGCAgctgattaaagtataaaacttggttttttttgtcaaacataaattttccaactattttcaaacataaaattaaaaatatttccacttatgaatgtgaattataaattttatttctaaattattttattttagttctcaattatattatatgaagatAAACAGCCAATCACtaatgtttttcaataaataaatattttttttgtaactataattttgtgtttatcttataacaatttaaatacatattcttgtatattttggtaaataaaatgcatattttacaattttttattgcatacaaatcctagccctgattattattatttatgttttatgtatgttaacattgttaactACCTATGGTTTGCACTAACAAATTATGTCTAACATTTCatgtcttaatatttttttttacttgaaatagtacaaatagtaaatagtacaaactgtccgcggtttttattttttctgggTGGCTGTACAAAGTGTCCTCCAACTGttatagtgacctactttccatccacttgcccaccttttttttgtattattttaaagatgtaatttaagaaaaaagtaaaaaaaaattttatttattattaattaaattataatacatattaggtGTTAGGTATAAATTGGTAGGTGGCGGAATCAATATAGGTCCCTACTCCCTACCAAAGCCGAaaggaaaaaattgtaaaagtcATCAACATCCTATCTCtagtgattatttattttatcattgaactctcggtattttaaaatcaattaacgtttttgaaaatatttttttttacgtaacttctactgaaattaaaataaaataaaattataaatttaaaaattttttcgtTATAAACGTTCTAatagtatttactttttacaatGACGACACGCATCACAAAATTCAAATTCTaaagctaaatattttttagattattttgaattttgatatacataaaattcaaaattcagatgATATTTGTTTATTCAACCCGCACCCGACTTACCGTTATTGCTATCGTCTGCACATGATTCTGCAGGTAATGGTATGTTCAGAAGAAATAATTCATCGCTAGTCTTGATTTCAGTGGTTTCCATCCGAGAGCCTTCATtggaaataagtaataacacatatacataacgataatataattatgtttttggtATTCACTAGTGTAGTTTGCTATCTATACCGGAAAATATGACATATCTGTTgtgtttttattagaataagtACATGTTacttgtatgtttttattttattatgtaactaaaaaatacctGCGACTTGAGTCATTAAGATAAATAACGTTAAAACCTGGAATAATATCTATACCAagacaatgataatttatttatacaagattggcgtaaaaagtaaaaacaacatAAGATGTATGATgtatgaatatatgtatatattatataattaaatatttttagtaaatttataatattttgtagtacATACTTACTAaaggaaaaaattgtaaaagtcATCAACATCCTgtctttagtaattatttatcattgaactctcattatttcaaaatctattaacgttttagaaaatatttttttacattacttctattcaaaataaaataaaatttttaaaaaaaaattctaaacttaatattttttcgttataacgttataagtatttacttttttagaatGACAACATGAatctttaaattcaaattctaaAGCTGGAtatattttagagtattttgataaatataaaattcaaaattcagatgATATATTAGTTCATTCAACCCGCACCCGACTTACCGTCAGTGCCATCGTCTGCACATGATTCTGCAGGTAATGGTATGTTCAGAAGAAATGATTCATCGGTGGTCTTGATTTCAGTGGTTTCCTTCGAAGAAACTTCATTGGAAATAACACATaaacaacgataatattatttaaaacgtttaaaaagtaatttatttaagatgtatgtgtattgttattattatgttataggtaggtatttgcgcgaaaattttaacttttctaGTAATTGATGTCAATGGCCGGTGAATAATGTACATTTGAgtttaaaacgtgtttttttacaacattttacaAACCTGTGTTAACCTGGGTCTGTGTTAAGTAATTATACACCTGGAAAGTAGTTTTTAAATCGTTGGATTGAGCGAGGCGCTAAGTAGAGGCTACTTATTTTTTCCCAGTTCGAGCACTGTAGACCGGGTAATGACGTAATTTACCAATTTTCCTCTACCAtccgtaatatataatatattaatatataccagTGGACGGCCAGCGGTCTTTAACCAGTGGGTCGCGACCCAATTTTGGGTCACGATAagtcttctttttaaaataaaaattaaatttataaaattaaaggcaaaaaataatttttaaattattaaacatagaaaattaataaatgaaaatatctactaaaatgtaatttttatttattcagttttaatagTACTATACTGCAAAGAATTcagaaattttagtttttttacataGCTTACGTGGGTTGCGAAAATTGTAGGCCTAAAAAAGTGGGTGGCGGTTCCAAAAAGGTTGAAGACcactgatatattatactataaatattttcaattctgTAGAAAGACATTAAACTAGACTAATGAATGAGTATAATGGATCATAAATTCCTAtgacttaaaattttttaactcgtgtatttttattcaaatgtacagcactatttaattattttttttcatagtagcctagctacctattatattttgaatatacagTACAGAATCTCGGAAATCCGGCCGTTCAATAATCCGATACACCCAGTAATCTGGCTATATTAGCCTATAGGTACGTAccgatatgtatttatatataaagttaCTATCGTAAACGATAAAACGTTAGATAAAACTAAGTAATAACAGATTAAATCCAAATAAacctattagatattttaattttattcagttAACGTTGAAGTACAATaaggttattaattttttaataattaataaattatcgagtttttaatgtaattttcaaattaattttcttttcaagtaaatttaatctaggtataattttaaaaaataattattaaatttgacttttttttatagttttatatttttttttgtgtgtctaAATGTCatctaatacattatacatttattattatttatgaattattattttattttaatattactattacacattatcaaattgtatgatttattataaaaacatttattttcagaaaaataaaattctaaatttctatattttttaaataatttaatttacaaatattatattaaacatttctcaatagttaataatttattgatttaacaataaatgtataatgtaatatgatgtTTAGAACTAAAAAATACgtactaagaaaaataaaaattatattttattttttaaattataccttATTCTAAATTTACCAATTTTGGGTTTAGAATACAAGTTTATAgatcaaaattatttgtaaaaaatggttaatttgaaaataatattcaaggAGAATATTAGAGATAGGATGttgataacttaaaaaaaccttcgtaaacatttaaatttttagtttaatttactgttaaaaaaaattaaattaaaaagttaagtataaattaaaaaaatatcagttttcattgttttttttgaatataaatttactgaaaatcagtaaaataataatttaaatcattgctgagtaaaaataaatttactttaaaatctaaaattcgaGAAAAATGTTCAACATTGTTCAAAATCTACTGAAAACGacctataatatcaaaaaatgtcataaaaattaaaaaaatacgttaaaaatggtacaaaatgtattcttatcCAAAAATTTCcataataaatgcaaaataaaatgaatatattctgAATCAATGGAACGAATTTTAGCtaagataacattttaaaggatcaaagaaaaataatgcAAGTCGTTAAAATCCTAtctttaatgattatttatcgCTGCtctcattatataaaaatctataacgtttcaaaatttttttttgtataatttgtaatcaaaataaaacaattaaaaaaaaaattatatctaatattttttcatcatgAGTTAATGACGttataagtttttactttttttaatgaccaaaacatacatttttgaattcatattctaaagctgaatattttttagagtatttcgatacataaaatTCGAAATTCAATTAGTTCACATGcactcataaatatttaaagtttaggtgaGCGGAGTAGAAAACCAAAATGTTGTGATTTTCCACTCCTCTAACCTCTTGCCAAATTGccgtctaaataatttttatttttatttatcgaaaTTATAAATACTCTGAAAATACATCATTCCCCTAATATGTCACCGGTCCGCGACAGGAAAGTTATAAAATGTCATCGGGACTCCCCTCGTTTACGCCCGGAACAGGCTGCAGTTTACCAATTACgactaaaattacttttatgtatgggtatatatatatatcaattgcgCTCTAAACATTTTAGGATCAATAGatcaataattacaattaaaacattttacaatacctaagaaaaatgttaagttagttttaactacctatacaatataatgaatgAAAACACTAACTGATTTTGTTGggagtattaatatatattatgcaacatataatataaataaataaataaataaataattttttttgcgttttagaagttattttttgattgttaattattcataataaaataaaaacgtttcataaaatttccgatactgttataaaatatattatacctagtcACTTTAATCAGTAAtcaattgtcaataaataagttttaattttcaagcattttagtAAGTGTTATACAAGCGAAATTATTGGTATAAATGACCctacacaaaaattttatgtCGGGCGCAATTGATCCATGCCCTCGGGGCTCGGAACATTCTCGTTGTAAATCGCAACGTTTTTTATAATGTAGCACTCGCCGTGttcgaaattcaattttttttctttgtcgaGTTGATTCAAACGAGGATGGCGTTATTGGCCAGCAACTATTCTAATATATCGGTCTCTACATACCGACGAAATATATCGATCGTGTAAGTGCAAAGAGAGACATCGCCGTTCGTGTGTATCACTGCTGTACgccattcaaatttttattagcgtacatgtgtttttttttgtttatacaccTCGTGCACGTCACCCCGTCGTGCGTTGTATTGCCTATGAGTAAGCCGGTGGTTTTCGAGCATTCGTTACAGTCGTCGGATTCCGATTTCACCGATTCGGATCGGATGGCAATGACGTCAAGTGATAGGGGATGAGACAGCTGCATGTATCTTGCGCGGATCAAGACAATGAATCGGACAACAATGAATAACAATAGGACAACTAACTTACCCATAACCtatttaatgtacattttattcatcTACGCCAGAACAtataaacatacctataataatataatatacatcatatgtaggtatatatataacacacacacacacacacacacacacacacacacacacacacacacacacacacatatctattatataattacctacatatgatgtatatattatatattattatatgttctggcgttaatcaaaaaattgtacattaaatAGGTTAATGGGTAAGTCAGTTGtcctattgttatttattgttgttgtaatCCGCGCGATCATAACTATACTTCTCTCTCGTCCCCTAACAcctgacatatatatatatatatatatgttaatgttataatatattacatatcatGTGgtttacctacattttttttattgtcctaCCTAGTAActgttcataaataataaacaaatttaaacttaccCATGTTAAATGAATAGTTAGCCATCATATTTCCTGACACTAGACACTAAACACGCCTGgaacaaaaatcattttattttattttattacaacaaaGGCAGAACTCAGTAGCATACTTGCTGAAACGGAGGCCTGGTACAGTGAAAACTAGTATTTACGTTGGCAGCGGGTTAGTAGTTTTGGCGTACGAGAAGCGTTCGGTTAATAAGACAGAACAAGACAACCGCTCTCTGCGTGACGATTTACCACCAAACCAGTGCGATTCGCATGTGAACCACCCCCGCCCATTGCCGGTCTAAGTGGGGCTATTGACAATAGTAATAGTAGTCACTGGACTGGTATCGAGTGCACGCTGGTCCCGCGCGACCTATCCGATGGGGATGAGTGGGGAGTCGAACTGATAGAAATATTAGTCACTGGCCGTTCTGGCCGTTTCCCATCGGTTATTGGTAAAAGGTACAAATAAGGTACATCAAAGAATGGACAGTAATTGTGATCAACATTGACAACAGTTTACAGTTTGGCCACACACGGCATATTATGTTACTAGAAGacttataagatttaaatatatacatttttttttgtagcaatacatttttgttttacttatgaatttaaataggtcattcgattattatttgtgtagttATTGATTTAAAGATAAAgctcataattaatataactacctattagtaaattattttaaaaattagtaaaagataaaatagtctaagttttattaaataacattgaaataaatttttattaaaaaatacatgttaagtaactatttatattattaataaataatagattaatttaaatatttataattgtatattttctaGCTATATATATGGATCCTTATTTCTAAGTACTTCTTGTTCTCGCATGGAAATTAATATAAgctttgaaaaatattggtaaatctcaagaaaaaaatcaaaccaTGGCCATccataaagaaaataatttaaactactaTTTCAAACTTCAACAATATTGGTTTAACAAACCTTGGCGCCTGGTTGGTACATAATAGTCGTGAACCGCCGCAGAGTATTCGATAATAGCAGTGCACTCTATGCGGAGAGTGTTCTGTGACAAGTGTTAGCTATTGGCGACTATGAACAAACGCCAGAGCGCGGTTATCGAACTGAAAAACAGCCAGTACTCTACCTTGTTATTACTAAGACTAATCTGCTACATATATATACAACCGAATCGATGTCTAAGCAATGTGAGGACGCCCGCAGCAGTCGACGTCAGCCCAGCCGTAAGGCAGACCTGTTTCGACAGTGTatatcaatgataaaatataatacctaaaagGTCTATAACTGAATCTCTTATAAATACCATTGCTCCATTGTGCGCTGGGCTAAC includes:
- the LOC132926249 gene encoding uncharacterized protein LOC132926249 gives rise to the protein MMANYSFNMVSSKETTEIKTTDESFLLNIPLPAESCADDGTDGSRMETTEIKTSDELFLLNIPLPAESCADDSNNGSRMETTEIKTSEPLQTTPYSPYRPYRSYRSYMYRPYRPYTLYRPCPESRANYHNIRNNGSRMETTEIKTSKPLHTTPYRRNRPYRPYTLYRHYPKSRANYRNIRKNGKPAGAGLIKRRGNRKSQLARVKRREARAAARAAARAAARAAAKPTSVAAVAETATGFSPSTVSTTGKLDKIWKYCRYIATKHPGK